A DNA window from Vibrio sp. CDRSL-10 TSBA contains the following coding sequences:
- a CDS encoding NEW3 domain-containing protein: MFNLHFNFRDDAVRSSKQASALLLSAFSLLFIVPFASASQVHQDHGASQSHYEDLSGQNYGQQIAQQNRLQAKAETQELLDSLNAYRSADKADKKSALNQMVSLAKQRKDYLKQLMESDPAAVAGAVLTAAERQQMPEAVSRYLEQKKTLDGELEVFYEDYEDHSKSRLRHILKTANGRVELHMAEKSAAQSFSSGEKVRAHGWRFDSSEESSNSLVLENDAQALALLAQDGASATTGSSASTNTFGEQRTLVMLINFQDNIQEPWTAQETQDLVFGPVSDYYKENSDGRTWLTGDVVGYYTLPIDSTCDSWDIYVNTKQMAEDSGVDVSSYQRLVYIFPKNSSCGWTGMGTLGGTQTRAYINGSFTMNTIGHELGHNFGLYHAEYLDCKNEIIGDGCLAITYGDTMDIMGAYGVEGHFNTFNKEQLGWLSTDSGDIVEADTEASYIIDPLETALSGSAKGIKIPRGIDSETGQQQWYYVEYRQAIGFDSFLSTKPGVTNGVVIHRSPESSTRGSQLLDMTPQSSLFDLDDAALLTGNSFTDSDAGITITTEWADSTGASVHVSFTQAICSSSSPGVSVVANQSSVLAGDTASYSVTVVNNDSDSCAATNYNVSAEVPDGWLSTSSVVSLAAGATKTVTLNVTPSDKVAEGSYSLSFNAVNGSDSSDTGSAVSNLTIDAPVEQCVPGNPVLSLTTSQTGAVAAGTTVSYTATVTNKDSMSCESSTVDLVANVPTGWIADSRSVALAPGQSASVNLSVTSPETASEGVYPFDVYTYNTADIAYNSSAESSYTVAAPEALCVASAPRISVASVSGDVPAGSTVTYNVTVTNQNSTDCEATSYNVSAQAPLGWSSTSGTVSLASGQSSTMQIALTSATTALNGTYNISVIAQSTTDSSVVSNSLLSYVVANPVNNAPLAVNDNVVLPAKDPTLINVLANDSDPDGDVLTISGVTQGAKGAVEMTANGQLLYTPAKNFKGSDSFNYTITDGDKTATATVYIGMDSSSVDNSGPGNNNGKGKK, from the coding sequence ATGTTTAATCTCCATTTTAATTTCCGTGATGACGCTGTGCGCAGCAGTAAGCAAGCATCCGCACTGTTGCTCAGTGCCTTTTCTTTGTTGTTTATCGTTCCCTTCGCCAGCGCTTCTCAGGTTCATCAAGATCATGGCGCGAGCCAAAGCCATTATGAAGATTTGTCTGGTCAGAATTACGGCCAGCAGATTGCGCAACAAAATCGCCTGCAAGCCAAAGCTGAGACTCAGGAATTGCTCGATTCGCTGAACGCTTACCGTAGCGCTGACAAAGCCGATAAAAAGTCGGCGCTTAATCAGATGGTTAGCCTGGCTAAACAACGTAAAGACTATTTAAAGCAGTTGATGGAATCCGATCCAGCGGCTGTGGCCGGCGCGGTGTTGACTGCAGCCGAACGGCAGCAGATGCCAGAAGCAGTTTCGCGATATCTGGAGCAAAAAAAGACTCTGGATGGTGAGCTGGAAGTTTTCTATGAAGATTACGAAGATCACAGCAAAAGCCGTCTGCGTCATATTTTGAAAACGGCAAATGGTCGTGTTGAGTTGCACATGGCGGAAAAGTCAGCAGCGCAGTCGTTTTCTAGCGGGGAAAAAGTTCGTGCACATGGTTGGAGATTTGATAGTAGCGAGGAAAGCAGTAATTCTTTGGTGCTTGAAAATGATGCCCAAGCATTAGCTTTGTTGGCGCAGGACGGTGCGTCCGCAACAACGGGTAGTTCCGCATCCACAAACACTTTTGGTGAACAGCGTACTTTGGTGATGCTGATTAACTTCCAGGACAATATTCAGGAACCTTGGACTGCGCAAGAAACGCAAGATTTGGTTTTCGGGCCTGTCAGTGACTATTACAAAGAGAACTCTGATGGTCGTACTTGGCTAACCGGGGATGTTGTCGGGTATTATACTTTGCCGATTGATTCGACTTGTGATTCCTGGGATATCTATGTCAATACGAAACAGATGGCCGAAGATAGTGGTGTCGATGTAAGTAGTTATCAACGTTTAGTCTACATCTTCCCTAAGAACAGCAGTTGTGGCTGGACAGGCATGGGTACTCTGGGGGGAACTCAGACACGTGCTTATATCAATGGCTCTTTTACCATGAATACTATTGGTCATGAATTGGGGCATAACTTCGGTCTATATCATGCTGAATATCTTGATTGTAAAAATGAAATCATAGGAGATGGCTGTCTAGCGATTACCTACGGCGACACAATGGATATTATGGGCGCATATGGTGTTGAAGGTCATTTTAATACATTTAACAAAGAACAATTGGGATGGTTGTCTACCGATTCAGGTGACATTGTAGAAGCTGACACAGAAGCTAGCTACATTATCGACCCATTAGAGACTGCTCTAAGCGGTTCTGCTAAAGGAATTAAGATTCCGCGTGGAATTGACTCTGAAACCGGTCAGCAGCAATGGTACTACGTTGAATATCGTCAGGCGATTGGATTTGATAGTTTCCTCAGTACTAAACCTGGTGTAACTAATGGTGTGGTGATACACCGTTCACCGGAGTCAAGTACTCGCGGTAGCCAACTATTGGACATGACCCCACAAAGTAGCCTGTTTGATCTGGATGATGCCGCTCTTTTGACCGGAAATAGTTTTACTGACTCCGATGCTGGAATCACAATTACTACTGAATGGGCTGACAGCACTGGAGCCAGTGTGCATGTGAGCTTTACTCAAGCGATATGCTCATCATCGAGCCCTGGAGTCTCTGTTGTTGCAAACCAAAGCTCGGTATTGGCTGGTGATACGGCAAGTTATAGCGTAACTGTCGTGAATAACGATAGTGATAGTTGTGCAGCAACCAATTACAACGTGTCTGCGGAGGTTCCGGATGGTTGGCTAAGCACCAGTTCAGTTGTTTCTCTGGCTGCCGGAGCAACTAAGACAGTGACGCTGAATGTTACTCCATCAGACAAGGTGGCTGAAGGAAGCTATAGTCTTTCCTTTAATGCCGTCAATGGCTCTGACAGTAGTGATACGGGGAGTGCAGTATCTAATCTCACGATTGATGCTCCTGTTGAACAATGTGTACCGGGTAATCCAGTATTGTCTTTGACTACCAGTCAAACAGGAGCGGTTGCAGCTGGAACGACAGTGAGTTATACCGCAACAGTAACGAATAAAGACAGCATGAGCTGTGAGTCTTCAACGGTAGATCTAGTTGCAAATGTCCCGACTGGGTGGATCGCAGACAGTCGAAGCGTAGCACTAGCTCCGGGCCAGTCTGCTTCAGTTAATCTGAGCGTGACGTCACCGGAGACTGCATCTGAAGGTGTGTACCCATTCGATGTGTATACTTATAACACCGCAGATATTGCTTATAACAGTAGTGCTGAGAGCAGTTATACCGTCGCGGCTCCCGAAGCCCTGTGTGTAGCATCTGCACCACGTATCTCGGTTGCCTCTGTGAGTGGTGATGTACCAGCAGGTAGCACGGTGACTTATAATGTGACCGTAACTAACCAGAACAGTACTGACTGTGAAGCGACAAGCTACAATGTGTCTGCTCAGGCACCGTTAGGATGGAGTAGCACTAGTGGTACCGTTTCATTGGCTTCAGGCCAGAGTAGCACCATGCAAATCGCGCTGACATCAGCCACGACTGCACTCAATGGAACATATAATATTTCAGTGATTGCTCAAAGTACGACCGATAGCAGTGTTGTCAGCAATAGTTTGCTAAGTTATGTCGTGGCAAATCCGGTGAATAATGCGCCCCTGGCCGTAAATGACAATGTCGTATTGCCTGCCAAAGATCCGACGTTAATTAATGTACTGGCCAACGATAGTGACCCGGATGGTGACGTTTTGACTATTAGTGGAGTGACTCAAGGGGCCAAGGGAGCGGTTGAAATGACTGCCAATGGACAGCTGTTGTATACGCCTGCCAAGAACTTTAAAGGCAGCGATAGCTTTAACTATACCATTACAGACGGGGACAAAACCGCAACAGCCACGGTGTATATTGGTATGGACAGTTCTTCTGTTGATAATTCCGGACCGGGCAACAATAACGGTAAGGGAAAAAAATAA